A segment of the Synechococcus sp. CBW1002 genome:
GAGGGCCGCTACAAAATCGCTGATGCCCTGGAACTGTCGGTACACGGAGGCGAAGCGCACATAGGCGACCTCGCTCAGATCCCCCAGGCGTTGCAGGGCCAGTTCCCCGATCTCGGCACTGGGAACCTCGCGTCCACCCCGCTGCTGCAGGTGCACTTCGATCTCCTCCACCACACTCTCGAGGCAGGCCGGTTCGATACCGGTCTTCTCGCAGGCGCGGATCAGGCCATGCAAAACCTTGTGGCGGCTGAAGATCTCACGACCGCCGCTGCGCTTCACCACGGTGATCGGTACGGTTTCGACCCGCTCATAGGTGGTAAAGCGAAAGCTGCACTCCAGGCATTCGCGGCGGCGTCTGACGCTCCGCCCGACATCGGCCGCACGGGATTCGAGCACCCGACTGTCCGTGTGTTGGCAGGAGGGACATTGCATCCCTGAAGGTGCGACGCGTATTTCTTTAGCTTAGACAGCGATCCTCTGATTCGGCAATAGCCAGCGGGGCGACAGATGCTGCCCGGTGTTGCAACAGTCACGGAACATTGCTCCAGATCGCATGGCTTTGCCAGGTGCTGCCAAGAAAAAACCCCCGCCGTGGCGGGGGTTGGAAAGCGACCCTGGAGCCGCAAGTGGACTCTCACTTACCGATCTTCGGGGGATCGCGGAAGGCGATGGCGAAGAACAGGGTGGCGATGGCCAGCGTGAGGATCAGGATGTAAGCGAAGCTCTCCATGGGTTACCTCGAAGGAACTGGCGGTCAGCTGAGCGGGGAGCCGGCAGGAGGTGCATAGCCCTCCGGCAGACGACGGGTGGAGCGGTCTCCCAGTTTCTGGAAGAGACCGAATTCCACCTGCTCGCCGAGATCGGGGTCGATGCCGGCGAACACATCGCGGTAGAGGGTGCGGGCACCGTGCCAGATGTGACCGAAGAAGAAGAGCAGTGCAAAGGTGGCATGGCCGAAGGTGAACCAGCCACGCGGGGAGCTGTGGAAGGTGCCATCCGAGTGGTAGCGCTCGAGGTCGAATTCGAAGGCTTCACCCAGCTGGGCCTTGCGGGCCAACCGCTTGACGTCTGCAGGATCGGTGT
Coding sequences within it:
- the nrdR gene encoding transcriptional regulator NrdR, whose protein sequence is MQCPSCQHTDSRVLESRAADVGRSVRRRRECLECSFRFTTYERVETVPITVVKRSGGREIFSRHKVLHGLIRACEKTGIEPACLESVVEEIEVHLQQRGGREVPSAEIGELALQRLGDLSEVAYVRFASVYRQFQGISDFVAALDGLSRRDTSSTEARQPVSLAAVN
- a CDS encoding photosystem II reaction center protein T yields the protein MESFAYILILTLAIATLFFAIAFRDPPKIGK